The sequence TCTCGCCTTTGGCAGTAGGGTAATTTCGAGTGCGCTTATCGTCGTTGGTTCACGGCCTAGCAGACTGTCTTCGTGAGCCCAGCGGATAAGCTCATCCCACCCGCCGTCCGGCAATTCCATGCGGCCCTCGATGTTTGAGGCAAATGGAACGCCGAAAGCGCGCCCAACGACCTCCTCGTCGACAAGCCCAGCATACGCGAAGTCTAAGTATCTTGAGAAGACTCCCGCGCCAAAATAGAGCTTTGCGGTTCGATCATGGCGCATAAAGTCCGGCCACATGTTATCTAACTCGCTCGAAAAAACAAGAGGAATAAGTTCCGGCCTCTCTCGCAAAGAAAATATTTTCAAATTCATCTCCGAACTCCGACGGGAATCATTAAATTGCATCGCTCATATTCTTTCTTACAGCCCCCCGAATGGATAGGGTCATCAATGATCTAGAGAACGTTAGGCACTTTGTTCCGGGCTTTGTATCCTGACGGGACAAAAGAACACAGGCCATAGCCAACCGATATATCGGATGAAGATTGGTACTTCGCCACTGCGTATCTGACGTTGATGAACAAAGACACGCCGCGTCGCTGCAATGAATTGCGCGAGATGTTCAATGCACTGCGCTGGATCGTGCGCGCGGCTATGCCGTGGCGTTTGTTGCCCAATGACTTTCCGCCGTGCGGCAGTAATGTCGATATGGCGGTCGACATCTTCGAGCAGTTGCTTGCCGCGCATGTGATGCCGGCCAACGAACAGGAGCATGCTCTGTTCGGAGAATTGGCGCGCCAGATTCAGCACGCCAAAGGCCAGACGGTCAAGGTAGCGTTCGCCTATCAGGGATATACCTGCGAAGAGCCTGCACAGGCCGCACTCGACGAAGAGATCGAGCTTCAGATAATCAAGCGGACTGAGGCGAAAAATGGCTTCGTGCCGTTGCCGCGCCGCTGGGCGGTCGATCGCGGCTTCGGCTGGCTCAACCGCTTCCACCGACTGGCAGGAGACCAAGGGCAACTCCCCGAAACCCTGGCCGGTCTTTCTGTCGTACCCCCCGTGTTTATGCCTATCCACTTTGTATTCCTTAACAAAATTTCCTTCTAACACCACAAGCGCTTCCCCGTTGAGCACAAGCTCAATCCAATTCCCTGTTGATATATGCAATGCACGCGCGGCGTGAGATAGTGGAGAACTGCGGCTCGACAACCGGTCATGTTGGATCAAATGCCCCCATTGATGAAAGACGCGTCCAGAGGCCTCATTCTCTGACCGAGAATGGATATCCACGCCGTACTATTGAGTTGCGCTCCCCACGGGTCGACCCGCTTCACATCACTGCTAGCACTGCAAAGTGATCGTTTCTATTTGCTCATGATGTCAGTGCCATTTTCTCGCTGCAGGTTGGCTGACAGCCTTGAATCGGAGTCAGTGTGCCACTGGTTCGAGTTTGAAAATCATTACCATATTCGAGCAACGCCAATGCAAATCTCGCGCTCTCTCGACTATTGCGATCGCCGCCCACCAGTAGGCCCGGCGCTCGACCAAGATTGTTTTAAGTCAGGATACAAGCACCCTGTTCTTAGCGAGAAGAGATACCTTTTCCAACACAGAAATGGCACGTTCTACTAGATATTCAGCGCTGTTATCTTTCTCGCAAACGGCCTCCACAATTAAGCGCGCGCTAAGACTCATCCGCAGCGCAGAAACAGGAACCCCATCGATCTCGCCACATAAAACGGGTTGACCCAATTCGCAACGCGCGGACAATATTTTCCGTTTTACTCCGCGCGCCCTCCCACCAAGGTCTGCTTTCATTCGATTGAAGATTTTGGTGGTCTCCTCCGCGCGCAGCGGCCTTCTTCGGTTATTAAACTCGAACAAGATGAAAGGAAAAATCGTTGGAATCTGATCCCACGTCGACTGATTTTCCGTTGGACGGCGCTGCAAGGCGGGTTGTTCCAGGAGACTAAGCTGTTGCGAGTTACTCATCCATGATGTAATAGCGTTATAGAAGTTCTCCACGACCTTTCTGATACCTTCCGCGGGGATGCTGTGAAAATCCCGCAGTTCAGCGAGGGCAGCCTCCCACCGCAAAAGCAATCCAAAGTTGCTTGCATTGTGAAGCGACATGATGCCATTCCAATGTGGCGGCCACTCTGCGCGCGCGCTATTGACGCGAAGTGCCGGATCGACCGGCCGCTTCATCAATCTGCATGCTGCGTCTGCCGGAACCAGCAACATTGCGGAAAATGGAGGGCCGCTAAAAAACTTTGATCCAGTAATGATGACAATACTATCCGCACGGAGGTAACTAACTAACGTGCTCGATGCCAGCCTGAATTGAGAGGCATCGATGACAGTCTCGATGATGTTTGGCCAGCGCCGCTTGAGTTCGAGGACACGATCCGGACTGGGGCCCAACACGCCGGTCTTGGAGACGTCGGTTAATACGATCAAAATGCGCTCATACTGCTTTACAGCACTCAATACCGTTGCTTCAAGTTCGTCATCAACCTCAGCAATGGATCGGAGACTGCCGTCCTCTGAGCGAATTGCTATCGACTCGACGTGATTGACATCGCCGAAATCTCCCACATTCTCATGGTTCATCGCGGGGGGATAGCGATGATATAAGGCGCCCGCCAAAGCACGCGCGACACCGCTCCCCGTCTCTTCCGGTTGAACCATGATCGCCAACGTTGTGCGAGAGCTGGTCCCGGCCACCAGTCTTGCGATAAGCATGTGAGCATCTGTGCCGGAAGCGGATACAATAGCCTCCAACCCAGATAGTTCTCCTAAGCCACACAGGTCGATAAATTCACTACGCAGCCTCGATATCTCCTCCAAATAAACGTCCGCCGGATTTCTCTCCCGTAAGCTACTCAAGAGATGGGAGCGTAGTTGTTGCGCAGCAGAGTGGCCAGATAGGGAGATAGTAGATGCCGTGGCGGAGCCAAATGCTAACAGTCCTGTATCTGGTATCGGTCGCCCCCCATATTTGTTGATCATTGCGGCGGTGTCGAGTTCGATCCGCGGGTCCCCTCCTTGCGTTAGGGCTTCGAAAGTCGACGGGAGGTAACTGTCGAGATTGTGCGAGCGCGTTGTCATAGCGTCAGGGCCCTATTGTTCGCGGGTGTGGTGTGCTGCTTAAGCATAAGGAAAGCGCACGTGCAAGAATCCGACGGTTTTCCGGCACGGCCATCATTGTCACGTGATCGCCGGGAATCGGTATGGCGTGAATGGCCTCGGGATTTAGAACTCGGTCCCAGCCATGCATGGGTGCAATCTTCTTGGCCTCCGTTGCATCCGGAGTGCACCCAGCCCGGAAATTCTCGGGAAGCTCCGATGCATAGAACTGGTGGATTTCGACTTGCAGGGATGGAACCTGATAGTTCAGTAACGCGTGCTGAAAATGGATATACGTTTCGACGGTTTCGTAGAAATCCGCTTCTGCAACTATCGCCCCAATTTCCTGTGCCTTTTGGAGTAGTTGCGGAACAGAACTGTTCCTAGCGCAGCGCTGTAGCAGTTCGAATCGTTCATCGTCCAAAGACTCCAGAGGTTCAAATACCATTTCGAGTATTATTTCGGCATCAGATCTTTTCGGAGAATTTGCTGGCAGCGGGGCATCGATAAGCCCCAGAAAAGATACCGTTTCATCGAAGCGCAGCAACTGCTGAGTAATCGCGTAAGCGAGGATCGCACCGGACGAATATCCGGCAATCCGGTAGGGAGCTCGTTGCTGAATCTTCTTCATCGTCAAGAGTGTATGCGTTGCGATCTCCTCAAGAGTCAGTGAACGATCTTTGAAGGAGGGCCATGGTAGAGCGTAGATGGGACTATCCACTTCCATTTCTTTTGCTAAAGTGGAGACATACGAAAAATCTCCATAGCCTGTCGGAACAAAGAAAACGGGAGGCTGAGTTCCCGCCAAACGGACCGGCAACACTCCAGACACATGAGGATCCATGTCCATCTCGACCCTGGAGGCAAGATCCTTCAGGACGGGGGCTTCGAATAGATCGATAGCGCTTAATTTCATTCCCCCATCCAGTGCTCGGCTGAGCAGCCGCACGGCCAGCAGCGAATGGCCGCCCAGCTCGAAGAAGTGGTCATGCCGACCGACCCGCTCCAGACCCAGCAGCTCCGCCCACAGCTGCGCCAGCACCGTCTCGAGCTCCCCGCGCGGCGCCTCGTAGCCCCGCCGCGCATACGCATCGTCCTGCGGCGCAGGCAGCGCCCGCCGGTCCAGCTTGCCGTTGACCGTCAGCGGCAGCGCCCCCAGCGGCACGAACGCCGCCGGCACCATGTAGTCCGGCAGCTGCCCCGCCAGATGCGCGCGCAGCGTCGCCGCAAGCTGCGCTTCCTGCGCCTCCTGTGCGGCCACCACATAAGCCACCAGTTGCGGCTCGCCGGCCCGCTCCTCGCGCGCCACCACCACCGCCTCGCGCACCCATGCATGTGCGCACAGGTGCGCGGCCACCTCGCCCGGCTCGATGCGAAAGCCCCGGATCTTGACCTGCTCGTCGATGCGCCCCAGAAACTCCAGATTGCCATCCGGCAGGTACCGCGCCAGGTCCCCCGTGCGATACATCCGCGCGCCCGGCTGCGCACTGAACGGATCGGCCATGAA comes from Paraburkholderia youngii and encodes:
- a CDS encoding transposase is translated as MSDEDWYFATAYLTLMNKDTPRRCNELREMFNALRWIVRAAMPWRLLPNDFPPCGSNVDMAVDIFEQLLAAHVMPANEQEHALFGELARQIQHAKGQTVKVAFAYQGYTCEEPAQAALDEEIELQIIKRTEAKNGFVPLPRRWAVDRGFGWLNRFHRLAGDQGQLPETLAGLSVVPPVFMPIHFVFLNKISF
- a CDS encoding thioesterase domain-containing protein translates to MDMDPHVSGVLPVRLAGTQPPVFFVPTGYGDFSYVSTLAKEMEVDSPIYALPWPSFKDRSLTLEEIATHTLLTMKKIQQRAPYRIAGYSSGAILAYAITQQLLRFDETVSFLGLIDAPLPANSPKRSDAEIILEMVFEPLESLDDERFELLQRCARNSSVPQLLQKAQEIGAIVAEADFYETVETYIHFQHALLNYQVPSLQVEIHQFYASELPENFRAGCTPDATEAKKIAPMHGWDRVLNPEAIHAIPIPGDHVTMMAVPENRRILARALSLCLSSTPHPRTIGP